A genome region from Nocardioides cynanchi includes the following:
- a CDS encoding universal stress protein, with protein sequence MATPAVGRILVGIGPSGRNSAALEYAAAEAKRRGCGVHLVLVIHPRWPGPDGMVELKLVGQDLVRVDTDLLMACEQWLVDRSDGDLRVTTKVVHGAPTKALVHAARNAGLVVLQHHRMAREHHLPTMSITNAVASRSAAPVVAVPDDWHEDGAGDLPVVAAVVDAETSRGVATHALEAARRSGSDLHVTRAWSYATDLEVEDPIFSSSSADDWEACLTERLTSGLGGLLAGEPTVASRTDVVHGQPAYVLVEASRHARLVVIGRHRPMMPVGSHLGPVTRSVLTHAHCPVLVVDASAAGPDADPEPV encoded by the coding sequence ATGGCGACGCCGGCGGTGGGCAGGATCCTGGTCGGTATCGGACCGTCCGGGCGCAACAGCGCGGCTCTGGAGTACGCCGCCGCCGAGGCGAAGCGTCGGGGTTGCGGCGTCCACCTGGTGCTGGTGATCCACCCGCGGTGGCCCGGCCCCGACGGCATGGTCGAGCTCAAGCTGGTCGGGCAGGACCTCGTGCGGGTCGACACCGACCTGCTGATGGCGTGCGAGCAGTGGCTGGTCGACCGGTCGGACGGCGACCTCAGGGTCACCACCAAGGTCGTGCACGGCGCGCCCACCAAGGCCCTGGTGCACGCGGCCCGCAACGCGGGACTGGTCGTGCTCCAGCACCACCGGATGGCCCGCGAGCACCACCTGCCGACGATGTCGATCACCAACGCGGTGGCCTCGCGGTCCGCGGCCCCGGTGGTCGCCGTACCCGACGACTGGCACGAGGACGGCGCGGGCGACCTGCCGGTCGTGGCCGCGGTCGTCGACGCCGAGACCTCGCGGGGGGTCGCGACCCATGCGCTCGAGGCCGCACGCCGGTCCGGGAGCGACCTGCACGTCACTCGCGCCTGGTCCTACGCGACCGACCTGGAGGTCGAGGACCCGATCTTCTCGAGCAGCTCCGCAGACGATTGGGAGGCGTGCCTGACCGAGCGGCTCACCAGCGGCCTGGGCGGGCTCCTCGCCGGGGAGCCGACGGTCGCCAGCCGCACGGACGTGGTGCACGGCCAGCCGGCGTACGTCCTGGTCGAGGCGTCGAGGCACGCGCGTCTGGTCGTGATCGGCCGGCACCGGCCCATGATGCCCGTGGGGTCGCACCTCGGCCCGGTCACCCGGTCCGTGCTGACCCACGCCCACTGCCCGGTGCTGGTCGTGGACGCCTCGGCTGCAGGCCCCGATGCCGACCCAGAGCCGGTCTGA
- a CDS encoding dsRBD fold-containing protein produces the protein MNETVTRWSVQIYLSEIDGHTHAQARLASGLEPPLTTTGEANLSRNDVLDVAEVGFELATARALRSLADELITIANEDVEALTG, from the coding sequence ATGAACGAGACAGTGACGCGCTGGTCGGTGCAGATCTACCTCAGTGAGATCGACGGCCACACCCACGCCCAGGCCCGGCTCGCGAGCGGGCTCGAACCGCCGCTGACCACCACCGGCGAGGCGAACCTGTCCCGGAACGACGTCCTCGACGTCGCGGAGGTCGGCTTCGAGCTGGCCACCGCCCGGGCCCTCCGGTCGCTGGCCGACGAGCTGATCACGATCGCCAACGAGGACGTCGAGGCCCTGACCGGCTGA
- the kdpA gene encoding potassium-transporting ATPase subunit KdpA yields MRDSAAGLLTVLALLVVLAVTHVPLGDYMARVYSSVRHWRAERLVYRVCRIDPDADQTWATYAMSVLGFSLASVLFLFGLQRVQHLLPWSLGYPGVESHLAWNTAASFVTNTNWQNYSGESTLGYLVQMAGLAVQNFASAAVGIAVAVALVRGFARSRTNRLGNFWVDLTRGCFRILLPLSLVATVLLIGAGVVQNLSDTHTITTIAGQTQHLPGGAIASQEAIKELGQNGGGPYNANSAHPFENPNAFTNLLEIVMILLIPFALPRTFGRLLGDKRQGWAILGAMTVIYTAMLALLTTFEAQHSGVALRAAGAAMEGKEVRFGIPSSALFANSTTLTSTGAVNAMHDSLTPLGGGVAMVNMMLGEIAPGGSGSGLYGMLVLAVVTVFVAGLMVGRTPEYLGKKIQAREVKFAALYILTTPAVVLVGTGLAMSIPSARASMENAGPHGLSEVLYAFTSQANNNGSAFGGLTGNTSFYNITGGLAMLIGRFLPMLFVLGLAGSLAAQKPVPATEGTMPTHRPLFVTMLVGVVVVVVALTYFPALALGPLAEGVTR; encoded by the coding sequence ATGCGCGACTCGGCAGCCGGGCTGCTCACCGTCCTCGCACTGCTGGTCGTCCTCGCCGTCACGCACGTCCCGCTGGGCGACTACATGGCGCGGGTCTACTCCAGCGTCAGGCACTGGCGCGCCGAGCGGCTCGTCTACCGGGTCTGCCGGATCGACCCCGACGCCGACCAGACCTGGGCGACGTACGCGATGTCGGTGCTCGGCTTCTCGCTGGCTTCCGTGCTGTTCCTCTTCGGCCTGCAGCGGGTCCAGCACCTGCTGCCGTGGTCTCTGGGCTACCCGGGAGTGGAGTCGCACCTGGCGTGGAACACCGCGGCGTCGTTCGTGACCAACACCAACTGGCAGAACTACTCGGGCGAGTCGACCCTGGGCTACCTCGTCCAGATGGCCGGCCTGGCGGTGCAGAACTTCGCCTCGGCCGCGGTCGGCATCGCCGTCGCCGTCGCGCTGGTGCGCGGCTTCGCGAGATCCCGCACCAACCGCCTCGGTAACTTCTGGGTCGATCTCACCCGCGGCTGCTTCCGGATCCTGCTCCCGCTGAGCCTGGTCGCGACGGTCCTGCTGATCGGCGCGGGCGTCGTCCAGAACCTCTCCGACACCCACACGATCACCACGATCGCCGGCCAGACCCAGCACCTGCCGGGTGGCGCGATCGCCAGTCAGGAGGCGATCAAGGAGCTCGGCCAGAACGGCGGCGGCCCCTACAACGCGAACTCCGCCCACCCGTTCGAGAACCCGAACGCGTTCACGAACCTGCTCGAGATCGTGATGATCCTGCTGATCCCCTTCGCCTTGCCACGCACCTTCGGGAGGCTGCTCGGCGACAAGCGGCAGGGCTGGGCGATCCTCGGCGCCATGACCGTGATCTACACCGCCATGCTGGCCCTGCTCACCACCTTCGAGGCGCAGCACTCCGGTGTGGCGCTGCGGGCAGCGGGTGCCGCGATGGAGGGCAAGGAGGTCCGCTTCGGGATCCCGTCGTCGGCCCTCTTCGCGAACTCGACCACCCTCACGTCGACCGGCGCGGTCAACGCCATGCACGACTCCCTGACGCCGCTCGGCGGAGGCGTGGCGATGGTGAACATGATGCTCGGCGAGATCGCGCCCGGCGGATCGGGGTCCGGTCTCTACGGAATGCTGGTCCTGGCTGTGGTCACGGTGTTCGTCGCCGGCCTGATGGTCGGGCGAACACCTGAGTACCTCGGCAAGAAGATCCAGGCCCGGGAGGTGAAGTTCGCCGCCCTCTACATCCTGACCACGCCCGCCGTCGTCCTGGTCGGCACCGGCCTCGCGATGTCGATCCCGTCGGCCCGGGCCTCGATGGAGAACGCCGGCCCGCACGGCCTCTCCGAGGTGCTCTACGCCTTCACCTCACAGGCCAACAACAACGGCAGCGCGTTCGGGGGACTGACCGGCAACACGAGCTTCTACAACATCACCGGGGGCCTGGCCATGCTGATCGGCCGTTTCCTGCCGATGCTCTTCGTGCTCGGTCTGGCCGGCTCCCTGGCCGCACAGAAGCCCGTCCCTGCCACCGAAGGCACCATGCCCACCCATCGGCCGTTGTTCGTCACGATGCTGGTCGGCGTCGTGGTCGTCGTGGTCGCCCTCACCTACTTCCCGGCACTCGCGCTGGGACCGCTCGCAGAAGGAGTCACCCGATGA
- a CDS encoding universal stress protein — MNAQQASGHVVVGADGSEQGYAGVQYAAVEAARRGVPLDVVHVIPGYVPVGPFLMIPEGSLQEFGTSVADRAALVAAGQEPGLRVAKHVLSGNRVRELIHFSEGACLLVLSARHLSVMEHLTTGSTVTAVVSRARCPVAVLPVGWQAPPTPHRRVVAGYKSSSHSAELFEDAFAVAEALDAELVVLHAWKLEGVYDDVVAGHVEEERWNTEERAMIETLLEDYRESYPDVPVRVVVVHDRPTHALVHASRTADRLVLVKPAHGARLHHLGATARAVLRMSSCPVELLATTERPEMVAGLTVEANGHMVR, encoded by the coding sequence ATGAACGCACAGCAGGCATCCGGACATGTGGTCGTCGGCGCCGACGGGTCGGAGCAGGGTTATGCAGGAGTCCAGTACGCCGCGGTGGAGGCGGCGCGCCGGGGCGTGCCGCTCGACGTGGTGCACGTGATCCCGGGCTATGTCCCGGTCGGGCCCTTCCTGATGATCCCGGAGGGCTCCCTGCAGGAGTTCGGCACCTCGGTGGCCGACCGGGCCGCACTCGTCGCGGCCGGCCAGGAGCCCGGGCTGCGCGTCGCCAAGCACGTGCTGTCCGGCAACCGGGTGCGCGAGCTGATCCACTTCTCCGAGGGCGCCTGCCTGCTGGTCCTCTCGGCTCGTCATCTCAGTGTCATGGAGCACCTGACGACCGGGTCCACGGTGACCGCCGTGGTGAGCCGGGCCAGGTGCCCGGTCGCCGTCCTGCCGGTCGGCTGGCAGGCCCCGCCGACGCCGCACCGGCGGGTGGTGGCCGGCTACAAGTCGTCGTCGCACTCGGCCGAGCTGTTCGAGGACGCGTTCGCCGTCGCCGAGGCGCTGGATGCCGAGCTGGTCGTCCTGCACGCCTGGAAGCTCGAGGGCGTGTACGACGACGTGGTCGCCGGTCACGTCGAGGAGGAGCGGTGGAACACCGAGGAGCGGGCGATGATCGAGACGCTGCTCGAGGACTACCGCGAGTCCTACCCCGACGTGCCGGTCCGCGTCGTCGTGGTCCACGACCGGCCCACCCACGCCCTCGTCCACGCATCGCGGACGGCGGACCGGCTGGTGCTGGTCAAGCCGGCCCACGGCGCCCGCCTGCATCACCTGGGCGCGACCGCCCGGGCCGTCCTGCGGATGTCGTCGTGCCCGGTCGAGCTGCTGGCCACCACCGAGCGGCCGGAGATGGTCGCGGGGCTCACCGTCGAGGCCAACGGGCACATGGTGCGCTGA
- the kdpF gene encoding K(+)-transporting ATPase subunit F: protein MSAENLTGLILAVLLTAYLVVALVFPEKF from the coding sequence GTGAGCGCCGAGAACCTGACCGGGCTGATCCTGGCCGTCCTGCTGACCGCCTACCTCGTGGTGGCCCTGGTCTTCCCGGAGAAGTTCTGA
- a CDS encoding cation-translocating P-type ATPase, whose translation MPTQSRSDRAGLTAAEASQRLAVHGLNQIAGAVRSSIPAQVREQLRDPMILVLLLAAALTVATGDRPDTVVILLVVAMNTTVGIVQHRRAEEAMAALGALAPQEATVRRDDLPTRIPAVEVVPGDLVLLAGGDVVPADGLLAVAEGLTLDESAMTGESLPVARLVGEEVTAGTLVVRGRGELVVTATGAGSGLGLLASMVHDAPSRRTPLQDRMRRLSAALVALVLSLTVLVVVLGLLRGEGLVEMLVVGASLAVAAVPESLPAVMTVALATGAHRMAQRSAVVRRLSAVETLGSVTVIATDKTGTLTVGSLSVAALWSAVDAAPGEGDDTLLRDLVLCNDASTAAETDGRGQGDPLELAILARADAAGYDHRSVRASWLRCAELPFDAATQQMTTAHRCGGAELTVVKGAPEQVLPLVGDVDRERARAIADRWAAEGQRVLAVAHADCLDLAPAPGSMGLAGLVAFADPPRSAAAAVVQRCREAGIRVVLVTGDHLLTARSVARQVGIIADPEDDAAGTAVFARVAPVEKVGIVEALQAGGEVVAMLGDGVNDAPALKRSDIGVAAGRGGTEVARQAADVVLLDDDLSTVVAAIEEGRRIFANLRSFLVYAVSGGLSEVAVMLVGPFLGIALPLLPSQILWINLLTHGLTGVAFSGEPGSPDAMRAPPVPRDAPVLTRRHVVVLGTAAALLTATSLAVALVVGGGQARTAAFVTLGLGQLGVALALRASRTGAKRSPGLVVSVAVSAVLMLCPLVVAPLQSLLGVSALSGAQLGLAVGAALVPGLLVSGLRRLGVVASL comes from the coding sequence ATGCCGACCCAGAGCCGGTCTGACCGGGCGGGTCTGACCGCTGCGGAGGCATCCCAGCGGCTGGCCGTCCACGGCCTCAACCAGATCGCCGGTGCCGTCCGCTCCAGCATCCCCGCGCAGGTGCGGGAGCAGCTGCGGGACCCGATGATCCTGGTGCTGCTCCTGGCGGCCGCGCTGACCGTGGCGACCGGGGACCGGCCCGACACCGTGGTGATCCTGCTGGTCGTGGCGATGAACACCACCGTGGGCATCGTGCAGCACCGCCGGGCCGAGGAGGCGATGGCAGCCCTGGGTGCACTGGCGCCGCAGGAGGCGACGGTCCGGCGCGACGACCTGCCGACCCGGATCCCGGCAGTCGAGGTGGTCCCCGGTGATCTCGTGCTCCTGGCCGGCGGTGACGTCGTCCCGGCCGACGGCCTGCTCGCCGTGGCGGAGGGGCTGACCCTCGACGAGTCGGCGATGACCGGCGAGTCGCTCCCCGTCGCGCGACTCGTCGGCGAGGAGGTGACCGCCGGCACGCTCGTCGTCCGGGGGAGGGGTGAGCTGGTGGTCACGGCGACCGGGGCCGGGAGCGGCCTCGGTCTGCTCGCGTCGATGGTCCACGACGCCCCCTCTCGTCGTACGCCGCTCCAGGACCGGATGCGGCGACTCAGTGCCGCGCTCGTGGCCCTGGTGCTCTCCCTGACCGTGCTCGTCGTCGTGCTGGGACTGCTGCGCGGAGAAGGACTGGTCGAGATGCTGGTGGTCGGCGCCAGTCTCGCCGTGGCGGCCGTGCCCGAGTCGCTGCCTGCCGTGATGACCGTCGCGCTCGCCACCGGTGCGCACCGGATGGCGCAACGGTCCGCCGTCGTACGGCGGCTCTCGGCCGTCGAGACCCTCGGCTCGGTCACCGTCATCGCCACCGACAAGACCGGGACCCTGACGGTCGGGAGCCTCTCGGTGGCCGCGCTCTGGTCCGCCGTCGACGCCGCGCCGGGGGAGGGTGACGACACGCTGCTGCGCGACCTCGTCCTGTGCAACGACGCCTCGACGGCGGCCGAGACGGACGGCCGGGGACAGGGCGACCCGCTCGAGCTGGCGATCCTGGCCCGGGCGGACGCCGCGGGCTACGACCACCGGTCGGTCCGGGCGTCCTGGCTGCGCTGCGCGGAGCTGCCGTTCGACGCAGCGACGCAGCAGATGACGACGGCCCACCGGTGCGGGGGAGCCGAGCTGACCGTGGTCAAGGGTGCCCCCGAGCAGGTGCTGCCCCTGGTCGGTGACGTGGACCGGGAGCGCGCACGGGCCATCGCCGACCGCTGGGCGGCCGAGGGGCAGCGCGTCCTGGCGGTGGCGCACGCCGACTGCCTCGACCTCGCCCCGGCACCCGGCTCGATGGGGCTCGCCGGCCTGGTCGCCTTCGCCGACCCGCCGAGGTCGGCCGCGGCGGCCGTGGTGCAGCGGTGTCGGGAGGCCGGCATCCGGGTCGTGCTGGTCACCGGCGACCACCTGCTCACCGCCCGGTCCGTGGCGCGGCAGGTCGGCATCATCGCCGACCCGGAGGACGACGCGGCGGGCACCGCGGTGTTCGCCCGTGTCGCCCCGGTCGAGAAGGTCGGGATCGTCGAGGCGTTGCAGGCCGGTGGCGAGGTCGTCGCGATGCTCGGTGACGGCGTCAACGACGCTCCGGCGCTGAAACGCTCGGACATCGGCGTCGCGGCCGGCCGGGGCGGCACCGAGGTCGCCCGCCAGGCGGCCGACGTCGTCCTCCTGGACGACGACCTGTCGACCGTCGTCGCCGCCATCGAGGAGGGTCGCCGGATCTTCGCCAACCTCCGGAGCTTCCTGGTGTACGCCGTGTCGGGCGGCCTGAGCGAGGTCGCCGTGATGCTGGTCGGTCCGTTCCTCGGGATCGCGCTGCCGCTGCTGCCCTCGCAGATCCTCTGGATCAACCTGCTCACGCACGGACTGACCGGCGTCGCCTTCAGCGGGGAGCCCGGCAGCCCGGACGCGATGCGGGCTCCGCCGGTGCCGCGCGACGCCCCGGTGCTCACCCGTCGGCACGTCGTCGTCCTCGGCACCGCGGCGGCGCTGCTGACGGCGACCTCGCTCGCGGTGGCGCTGGTGGTCGGTGGTGGGCAGGCGCGCACGGCGGCGTTCGTGACGTTGGGGCTGGGGCAGCTCGGTGTGGCGCTGGCGTTGCGCGCTTCGCGCACCGGGGCGAAGCGCAGTCCCGGGCTCGTGGTCTCCGTGGCTGTCTCCGCGGTGCTGATGCTGTGCCCGCTGGTCGTGGCTCCTCTGCAGAGCCTGCTCGGGGTCTCCGCCCTGTCCGGTGCCCAGCTCGGTCTGGCGGTGGGCGCGGCGCTCGTGCCCGGCCTCCTGGTGTCCGGCCTGCGGCGACTGGGCGTGGTGGCGTCGCTCTGA
- a CDS encoding slipin family protein, protein MKVLAVVLVVVVVLAVVLLALSMRVVNQYQKGVVFRLGRVRAVREPGLTFIIPFVDKLKKVSLRIITMPVQSQGIITKDNVSIDVAGVAYFRIVDAVKAVIAIDNVAAAIDQIAQTTLRNVVGQHTLDQALSETDSINANIRDILDRTTTEWGVLVTLVELKDIQLPDSMKRAMARQAEAEREKRAKIIAAEGEASAAAALGQASDTMMRHPLALQLRNLQSLVELGVDKNTTVVFPAPLMSRIGELGTFLRREGEAAANPRLMDLSDLITGKEAHDERDSDALVGADLPQ, encoded by the coding sequence ATGAAGGTCCTCGCGGTCGTGCTCGTGGTTGTCGTCGTGCTGGCAGTGGTGCTGCTGGCCCTGTCGATGCGGGTCGTGAACCAGTACCAGAAGGGCGTGGTCTTCCGGCTGGGGCGGGTCCGCGCCGTGCGTGAGCCAGGTCTGACGTTCATCATCCCGTTCGTCGACAAGCTCAAGAAGGTCTCGCTGCGGATCATCACCATGCCGGTGCAGTCGCAGGGGATCATCACCAAGGACAACGTCAGCATCGACGTCGCCGGCGTGGCGTACTTCCGGATCGTCGACGCCGTCAAGGCCGTGATCGCGATCGACAACGTCGCTGCCGCGATCGACCAGATCGCACAGACCACCCTGCGCAACGTGGTCGGCCAGCACACGCTGGACCAAGCGCTCTCCGAGACCGACTCGATCAACGCCAACATCCGCGACATCCTCGACCGGACCACGACCGAGTGGGGAGTCCTGGTCACGCTGGTCGAGCTCAAGGACATCCAGCTCCCGGACAGCATGAAGCGGGCGATGGCCCGCCAGGCCGAGGCCGAGCGCGAGAAGAGGGCCAAGATCATCGCCGCCGAGGGCGAGGCGTCCGCGGCCGCCGCGCTGGGTCAGGCCTCCGACACGATGATGCGGCACCCGTTGGCGCTCCAGCTGCGCAACCTGCAGAGCCTGGTCGAGCTCGGCGTCGACAAGAACACGACCGTCGTCTTCCCGGCCCCGCTGATGAGCAGGATCGGAGAGCTCGGGACCTTCCTCCGGCGCGAGGGCGAGGCCGCCGCGAACCCGCGGCTCATGGACCTCTCGGACCTGATCACCGGAAAGGAAGCCCACGATGAACGAGACAGTGACGCGCTGGTCGGTGCAGATCTACCTCAGTGA
- a CDS encoding TetR/AcrR family transcriptional regulator produces MGRPRTHDRQVADALVDAAEQLADSGGVGAVSVRAVAERTGTTTRAVYSVFGSKAGLVAALGTRMFELLGDGVAELPETDDPVADLVEAGVGVFRRLSVTRPALFDIGVRHTAVDPDTVGEFVPAARDAWGSLEARFQRLQDAGLLPGRTVTVASRQFDAMCEGLAAMERRGSMETSGAEDVWRDALQTLLDGMTRHRD; encoded by the coding sequence ATGGGCAGACCTCGAACCCACGACCGCCAGGTGGCTGACGCTCTCGTGGACGCCGCCGAGCAGCTGGCCGACTCCGGCGGCGTCGGCGCGGTCTCGGTGCGTGCGGTCGCCGAGCGCACCGGCACCACGACCCGGGCGGTCTACAGCGTGTTCGGCTCCAAGGCGGGGCTGGTGGCGGCGCTCGGCACGCGGATGTTCGAGCTGCTCGGCGACGGGGTAGCGGAGCTGCCCGAGACCGACGACCCGGTCGCCGACCTGGTCGAGGCGGGGGTCGGCGTCTTTCGCCGGCTGTCGGTCACCAGGCCCGCGCTGTTCGACATCGGCGTGCGGCACACGGCGGTCGACCCCGACACGGTCGGCGAGTTCGTGCCCGCCGCTCGCGACGCCTGGGGCAGCCTCGAGGCGAGGTTCCAGCGCCTGCAGGACGCCGGGCTGCTCCCCGGCCGGACCGTCACCGTCGCCTCCCGCCAGTTCGACGCGATGTGCGAGGGGCTCGCCGCCATGGAGCGCCGCGGCTCGATGGAGACCTCCGGTGCGGAGGACGTCTGGCGTGACGCGCTGCAGACCCTCCTGGACGGCATGACCCGACACCGGGACTGA
- a CDS encoding cation-translocating P-type ATPase translates to MAYETAAAPDLLLAPLPDLLTELECDLAGLTEADARRRLDQVGPNTLATARKSSLVAALLRQLTHPLALLLWVAAALAYATQGPVLGTAILTVIALNAAFALIQERHAEHAVAALRAYLPTHATVLRDGHHVVVDATAVVPGDLLVIEEGAAISADARIVEGAVEIDLSSINGESVPALRQLAGPGVVVGDRVIEATDVVLSGTTCTGGEATAVVAHTGMHTELGRIADLSSRTTRDSSPLERQVRRVAWLIAAVAVSVGIAFLPLGMLAGLSFRQASVFAIGLLVANVPEGLLPTITLALAVGVADLARRGGLIKRLSAVETLGSTDVICTDKTGTLTQNRMQVHSRWGPTGRSSPEAVGEAAALARALRACTTADPESHTGDPTELALLDAAERLARGHDVTLGARTGMFHFDPRLRLMTVLSAAPPTDARGGTTAYTKGAPEAVLERCVQAIRDDEPPVPLDANRRAALSARLEDLASQGLRLIACASRDLGAETPPTDRADVERDLTLLGFVALSDPVRDAVPDAVRRAHAAGITVHVITGDNGATAAAIARSAGIGADGEMNVVPGSELDAMPDQQLDALLARGDEIVFARSSPEDKLRIATRLQSLGHVVAMTGDGVNDAPALRRADIGIAMGQSGTDVAREAATMVLTDDDFATIIRAVESGRRVYDNVRKFILYIFAHAVPEVVPFLVFALSGGAIPLGLTVAQILMIDLGTETLPALAIGREAAEPGIMERPPRRRGENIITGSMLLRAWGILGGVSAVLVIGGFLWVLHAAGWTPGTDVGAGTPLHETYLRATTMAFAGIVACQVGTAMASRTDRVSLLRIGIFSNRLLVAGIAFELLVSGLAIYLPSAQSVLGTRALGWRELLVLVTFPVIVWGADESYRAVRRRAARPFVPAAR, encoded by the coding sequence ATGGCGTACGAGACCGCGGCTGCTCCCGACCTCCTGCTGGCTCCGCTCCCCGATCTCCTCACCGAGCTGGAGTGTGACCTCGCGGGGCTGACCGAGGCCGATGCCCGCCGGCGGCTCGACCAGGTCGGCCCGAACACGCTGGCTACCGCTCGCAAGAGCAGTCTGGTCGCCGCCCTGCTGCGTCAGCTGACCCATCCCCTGGCTCTCCTGCTCTGGGTCGCCGCCGCGCTGGCCTACGCGACGCAGGGACCGGTGCTCGGCACCGCGATCCTGACCGTGATCGCTCTCAATGCTGCTTTCGCCCTGATCCAGGAACGCCACGCCGAGCATGCGGTCGCCGCCCTCCGCGCCTACCTGCCGACCCACGCGACGGTGCTCAGGGACGGCCACCACGTCGTGGTCGACGCGACCGCTGTCGTGCCCGGCGACCTCCTCGTGATCGAGGAGGGGGCGGCCATCAGCGCCGACGCCAGGATCGTGGAGGGCGCGGTCGAGATCGACCTCTCCTCGATCAACGGCGAGTCGGTCCCGGCACTCCGCCAGCTGGCCGGGCCGGGAGTCGTGGTCGGCGACCGGGTGATCGAGGCGACCGACGTCGTGCTCTCGGGCACCACGTGCACGGGGGGCGAGGCCACGGCGGTGGTCGCCCACACCGGCATGCACACCGAGCTCGGCCGGATCGCCGACCTCAGCAGCCGTACGACCCGCGACAGCAGCCCGCTGGAGCGTCAGGTACGGCGCGTGGCCTGGCTGATCGCCGCGGTCGCGGTCAGCGTGGGCATCGCCTTCCTGCCGCTCGGCATGCTGGCCGGCCTCAGCTTCCGACAGGCCTCCGTCTTCGCGATCGGTCTGCTGGTCGCCAACGTCCCGGAGGGCCTGCTTCCGACGATCACCCTCGCGCTGGCGGTCGGCGTGGCTGACCTCGCCCGCCGCGGTGGCCTGATCAAGCGACTCAGCGCCGTCGAGACGCTGGGCTCCACCGATGTGATCTGCACCGACAAGACCGGGACCCTGACCCAGAACCGGATGCAGGTGCACAGCCGGTGGGGCCCCACCGGACGCTCGTCACCGGAGGCGGTCGGGGAGGCCGCGGCCCTGGCCCGCGCCCTGCGGGCCTGCACCACCGCCGACCCCGAGTCGCACACCGGCGACCCCACCGAGCTGGCCCTCCTCGACGCCGCCGAGCGGCTCGCCCGCGGTCACGACGTGACCCTCGGCGCACGCACCGGGATGTTCCACTTCGACCCGCGACTACGGCTGATGACGGTGCTGTCGGCCGCACCGCCGACGGACGCCCGCGGCGGCACCACGGCGTACACCAAGGGCGCGCCCGAAGCCGTCCTCGAGCGTTGTGTGCAGGCCATCCGCGACGACGAGCCGCCGGTCCCCCTCGACGCGAACCGTCGGGCGGCGCTGTCCGCCCGCCTGGAGGATCTCGCCTCGCAGGGCCTGCGCCTGATCGCGTGCGCATCCCGCGACCTGGGCGCCGAAACCCCACCCACGGACCGGGCGGACGTCGAGCGTGACCTGACGCTGCTGGGGTTCGTGGCCCTCTCCGACCCCGTCCGCGACGCGGTCCCCGACGCCGTACGACGCGCCCACGCCGCCGGCATCACCGTGCACGTGATCACCGGCGACAACGGCGCGACCGCCGCGGCGATCGCCCGGTCTGCGGGCATCGGCGCGGACGGCGAGATGAACGTCGTACCCGGCAGCGAGCTCGACGCCATGCCCGACCAGCAGCTGGACGCCCTGCTGGCGCGCGGCGACGAGATCGTCTTCGCGCGCAGCTCACCCGAGGACAAGCTCCGGATCGCCACCCGTCTCCAGTCGCTCGGCCACGTCGTCGCGATGACCGGGGACGGTGTGAACGACGCCCCCGCGCTGCGGCGTGCCGACATCGGGATCGCCATGGGCCAGAGCGGGACAGACGTGGCCCGCGAGGCCGCGACGATGGTGCTGACCGACGACGACTTCGCCACGATCATCCGTGCCGTGGAGTCGGGTCGCCGCGTCTACGACAACGTCCGGAAGTTCATCCTCTACATCTTCGCGCACGCCGTCCCCGAGGTCGTCCCGTTCCTGGTGTTCGCGCTCTCCGGCGGTGCCATCCCGCTGGGGCTGACGGTCGCCCAGATCCTGATGATCGACCTCGGCACCGAGACGCTGCCCGCCCTCGCCATCGGCCGGGAGGCCGCCGAGCCCGGGATCATGGAGCGTCCCCCGCGCCGTCGGGGGGAGAACATCATCACCGGCTCGATGCTGCTGCGGGCCTGGGGGATCCTCGGCGGGGTCAGCGCGGTGCTGGTCATCGGGGGCTTCCTGTGGGTGCTGCACGCCGCCGGCTGGACCCCCGGCACGGACGTCGGCGCGGGCACCCCGCTGCACGAGACCTACCTGCGCGCCACCACGATGGCGTTCGCCGGCATCGTGGCGTGCCAGGTCGGTACGGCGATGGCCTCACGCACCGACCGGGTGTCCCTGCTGCGTATCGGGATCTTCAGCAACCGGCTGCTGGTGGCCGGCATCGCCTTCGAGCTGCTGGTCAGCGGACTCGCGATCTACCTGCCGTCCGCCCAGAGCGTGCTCGGCACCCGGGCCCTCGGCTGGCGCGAGCTGCTCGTGCTGGTGACCTTCCCGGTGATCGTCTGGGGCGCGGACGAGAGCTACCGCGCCGTCCGACGCCGGGCCGCACGACCGTTCGTCCCGGCTGCTCGCTGA